Genomic segment of Cytophagales bacterium:
CTTATTTGGAGCAATGCAGGCAGGAATTAATTTCTGTGTTTATTCTTTAGACTCTTCTGATTATTTTAATTATTATATTTTAGGTGACTCTAATGTATTTTTAGGTGAAATTGGTAAAGCCTACTCCCTTTCTATTGAGGCAGAAGGTAAAAAGCTAAGCGCTACAACGTCAATACTACAACCAATCCCACTTGATTCTCTGTGGTGGAAGCCCCATCCCGATCCTAAAAAAGATACTTTGGTTTTATTTTGGGTACGATACACCGACCCGCCAGTTGAAAGAAACTACGCACGTTATTTCACCAAACGAAATCAGGAACCATTTTTCCCCGGCTATTTTCTTTCTGTTTTCAATGATGAACTGTTCAATGGAGTGTCGTTTGATTTCCCTTTGGAAAGAGGGCAGGACGAAGACCCAAGAGATTATCACGACAATGGACAACATTTTGATCCCTCTTACGGATATTTTAAAAAAGGGGATACCATTTATATAAAATGGTGCCAGATTGATAAGGCACACTATGATTTCTGGAGAACGCTTGAAGTTGATAAAAACAGTACAGGTAATCCCTTTGGTTCGCCTACCAAGATCATATCAAATATTGATGGAGGGTTGGGCATTTGGGGAGGGTATGGGGCTTTTTATGATACGTTACCAAAATTTTAGTTCATGGTTTTTGGTTTTTAGTTTTAGTTATTTGGTTGTTAGTTTTAGTTTGTAAATTAAGTATGAAAAATAGAATCTATCAAATTACTAAATATTTTATTTCCTATATTGCCTTATTATTATTTACAACATGCGGTAAAGAAAACTCTTTTGACTGCCTCAAAAGCACCGGCACAATAATTACCGAAAAAAGGAATTTACCTGATTTTAACTCCATCTTTATTGAAGATCATATTGATGTTTATATTGTTCAGGATACGTTCAGGAATGTAAAGATTGAAGCTGGAAAAAATATTATCTCCAATATAAAAACAGAGGTGACCGAAAAAACACTTTTCATAAAAAATACCAATACCTGCAACTGGGTAAGAAGTTATAAAAAAAAAATAAAGGTATTTGTTACAACTAACGATCTCATCAAAATTAGCCATGACGGTGAAGGCCTCATTACCAGCAATGACACGTTAAAAACAGATGCATTATTTTTGCATATAACCGGTGCAGGAGATATTAAATTTAATATAAATGCTAATCAAATCTGGCTTGATATGTACGTGCTTGGCAATGTAGAATTGTCAGGAAAAACCAACAGATTAAATGCTTCCGTAAACAGTTTTGGACATTTACTTACAAAAGACCTTATCTCTAATGAGTGCGATATTCTCTCAACAGGTGAAGGGGATGCATATATACATTGTGAAAAATTTCTGAAAGCTACTATTAAGCATATAGGAAATATATATTTTTATGGAAATCCGGTGGTTGAAAGTATTATAACTGGTGATGGGAAGATAGTGAACGTTAAATAATGGGAAGCTTTGAAAAACTCATGAAAATTAAAAAAAATGCCACTAAGGGCTTACCGAAAAATAAGTTCCAGATTTTTGCGCACAAATTTGTTACAGATTTGGCTTATCCGATTGAGCAAAACCGCAGGAATAGCAGCGTTATTTTGAGGATTTTGCGATTGAGGATAAGTCAAAGATGTGGCAAAGTTGTGATGCAAAAATCGGAACTTATTTTTCGGTAAGCCCTAAGTCACGAAAACACAAAATCCCACAAAAAAAGGTTTATAAAATAATTTAGAGGGATTTTGTGTTTTCGTGATTTAGTGGCAAAACATTGAAATTTAGATTCGTTTAAATATGGTTCAAAAAGATTACTTACTACGACTAATTGAGCAATTTTCAAAAACTCTTATAAATATCATCGGATTAAAAGAGAAAGGTGAATATAAAAAAGCATCAGAGCTTATTGCTGAAACTTATAGGGGGCTGCTAAAATTTGATCCGGGTTATTTAGAACATATCCCGGATAATGAACTATTAGACACATTAGTAAAAGATAAGGCATTGAATCACGACCAATTAAATATAGTTGCTGATCTGCTGATTGAAGAAGGGGATATTTTATTTCAACAAAAGCAAAGAAATAAAAGCAGAACAAAATATAGCCAGGCATTAAAAATATTAGACTATTTAAACGAAGAACAAAAATCTACTTTCTCTTTTGACAGAATGAATAAAATTGGGAGCATACAGAAAAAGTTAGCATTAAATCCCCCCACCTAAAAAAGGATATAGGGAAATAAAGGAAGTAAAGGGAATAGGGGAATAAAGGTATAGTAGGATTCTATTATTGTATATATTTTATGAAAAAGAATACAATTCTTATTTGTTTGGTCTATTTTCCCTATTTCCTTTACTTCCTTTATTTCC
This window contains:
- a CDS encoding DUF4249 domain-containing protein, whose protein sequence is MDISNILKIKKRNMKSDIIGKYISPIPFIAFISLISFLIGCEKDISIVIPEGEEDIVVYGAIEQDFPPFIILTKSLPVFAANDIETIQNSFVHDAVIKISNGNDTVQLYEYCLNDVEEPIKGIIVKEFDLFGAMQAGINFCVYSLDSSDYFNYYILGDSNVFLGEIGKAYSLSIEAEGKKLSATTSILQPIPLDSLWWKPHPDPKKDTLVLFWVRYTDPPVERNYARYFTKRNQEPFFPGYFLSVFNDELFNGVSFDFPLERGQDEDPRDYHDNGQHFDPSYGYFKKGDTIYIKWCQIDKAHYDFWRTLEVDKNSTGNPFGSPTKIISNIDGGLGIWGGYGAFYDTLPKF
- a CDS encoding DUF2807 domain-containing protein; this encodes MKNRIYQITKYFISYIALLLFTTCGKENSFDCLKSTGTIITEKRNLPDFNSIFIEDHIDVYIVQDTFRNVKIEAGKNIISNIKTEVTEKTLFIKNTNTCNWVRSYKKKIKVFVTTNDLIKISHDGEGLITSNDTLKTDALFLHITGAGDIKFNINANQIWLDMYVLGNVELSGKTNRLNASVNSFGHLLTKDLISNECDILSTGEGDAYIHCEKFLKATIKHIGNIYFYGNPVVESIITGDGKIVNVK